The proteins below come from a single Gimesia alba genomic window:
- a CDS encoding ABC transporter ATP-binding protein has translation MSEEPIDPDSILEARQIGRQTAAGQWLIRDISLAVHPGDRIAIVGPTGSGKTLFLRSLAMLDDIQEGELLFHGNPLKDKELPEFRSQVVYLQQRPVLIEGTVEDNLKFALQFQVNQHKSHDIAAVISLLSTFDRPESFLQRQSSALSGGEGQIVALLRALSLSPQILLLDEPTSGLDPGTTKQFEAIILKWLSTSDQSPAFVWITHDHSQADHVARQIMTFPEGTISPVQESP, from the coding sequence ATGAGCGAGGAACCCATTGACCCGGACAGCATCCTGGAAGCCCGGCAAATCGGCAGACAGACCGCGGCCGGACAGTGGCTGATACGAGATATCTCACTGGCTGTCCATCCGGGGGATCGGATCGCCATCGTTGGTCCGACTGGTTCTGGGAAAACACTTTTCCTCCGTTCGCTGGCCATGCTTGATGATATTCAGGAAGGGGAACTGCTCTTTCACGGAAATCCACTCAAAGACAAAGAACTCCCTGAATTTCGCAGTCAGGTCGTTTACCTGCAACAACGGCCAGTCTTAATTGAAGGGACCGTAGAAGACAATCTGAAGTTTGCGCTGCAATTTCAGGTCAATCAGCACAAATCGCACGACATCGCTGCGGTCATCAGTTTATTGAGTACCTTCGACAGACCCGAATCCTTTCTGCAACGCCAGTCTAGCGCACTATCAGGCGGAGAAGGGCAGATTGTCGCGTTACTGCGGGCCTTGAGTCTCTCTCCTCAGATTCTGTTACTGGATGAGCCTACGTCCGGCCTCGATCCCGGCACGACAAAACAGTTTGAAGCGATCATCCTCAAATGGCTTTCCACTTCGGATCAAAGTCCTGCCTTCGTCTGGATCACACACGACCACAGCCAGGCAGACCACGTCGCCAGACAGATTATGACGTTTCCGGAAGGGACAATTTCGCCTGTGCAGGAAAGTCCGTAA
- a CDS encoding UDP-2,3-diacylglucosamine diphosphatase, which yields MIVSEEPIATAACRSIRSIFVSDVHLGCMHSRADEFLEFLNSHDPESLYLVGDLIDGWKLRKKWRWPQSYNAILDRVEALSAQGTEVFYTPGNHDNFLRDFGKRFGFVTLSDEFVHITADGRRFLIIHGDQFDKFETGAQWLSVLGSFAYDVLLTANSLFNRLLKRKGQSKFALSSAVKSQVKHLMRFISDYEQKLASHARKRLCEGIICGHIHAPNILEIDGIDYCNTGDWVEHCSALIEYSDGAMEIVFFDQEIAPTQKAALPAQTVVNRNAQQDYSKTEMPSLINRFLKRCHPLRLIRR from the coding sequence ATGATCGTGTCCGAGGAACCCATAGCCACAGCGGCGTGTCGCTCGATTCGTTCCATTTTTGTCAGCGATGTGCATTTGGGATGCATGCACTCACGGGCGGACGAATTTCTGGAGTTTCTGAACTCGCATGATCCAGAATCCCTGTATCTGGTGGGCGATCTGATTGATGGCTGGAAGCTACGCAAGAAGTGGCGCTGGCCGCAAAGTTATAATGCGATTCTGGACCGGGTAGAAGCTTTAAGTGCACAAGGGACAGAAGTCTTTTACACTCCGGGTAATCACGATAATTTTCTACGTGATTTTGGCAAACGTTTTGGTTTTGTCACGCTCTCCGATGAATTCGTCCATATCACTGCGGACGGGCGACGTTTTCTGATCATCCACGGCGATCAGTTTGATAAGTTTGAAACCGGTGCGCAGTGGCTTTCGGTTCTGGGGTCTTTTGCTTATGACGTTCTGCTGACGGCGAACAGTCTGTTTAATCGTCTGTTGAAACGCAAGGGGCAGTCAAAGTTTGCTCTTTCTTCGGCAGTCAAATCTCAAGTGAAACACCTGATGCGATTTATCAGTGATTATGAACAGAAACTGGCCAGTCACGCCCGCAAACGACTCTGTGAAGGGATCATCTGCGGTCATATTCACGCTCCCAATATTCTTGAGATTGACGGAATCGATTACTGCAACACCGGTGACTGGGTGGAGCACTGCAGCGCACTGATTGAATACAGCGATGGTGCAATGGAGATTGTATTTTTCGATCAGGAAATTGCCCCTACTCAAAAGGCAGCTTTACCGGCACAGACTGTCGTGAATCGTAATGCACAGCAGGATTATTCGAAAACAGAGATGCCAAGTTTAATAAACCGATTTCTAAAACGATGTCACCCTTTACGGTTGATTCGCCGTTAA
- a CDS encoding SpoIIAA family protein: MPIEIQDHPDQSYVEIKLSGKLVKEDYHDFSPIIETLIEQRGPLHMLVELEDFHGWTAGALWEDVKFDIKHFKDISRLAMVGESKWEKGMANFCKPFTTAKIKYFDIADTDAAKTWIAEES, encoded by the coding sequence ATGCCTATTGAGATTCAAGACCATCCAGATCAGAGCTATGTCGAAATTAAACTCTCCGGCAAACTGGTCAAAGAAGACTATCACGATTTTTCTCCCATCATCGAAACGTTGATCGAGCAGCGTGGCCCACTGCACATGCTGGTCGAACTGGAAGATTTTCACGGCTGGACTGCAGGTGCACTCTGGGAAGACGTCAAATTTGATATCAAACACTTCAAAGATATCTCGCGACTGGCGATGGTTGGTGAAAGCAAGTGGGAAAAAGGCATGGCCAATTTCTGCAAACCATTCACAACAGCCAAAATTAAATATTTCGACATTGCAGATACAGATGCAGCCAAAACCTGGATCGCGGAAGAGAGCTAA
- a CDS encoding DUF3419 family protein: MISERISRKSFQWVHQGNLVYNTCWEDPRLDRRALEIGPEDEVLVITSAGCNALDYLLDEPRRVHAVDMNPKQNALLELKLSAIRNLDYEAFFDLFGRGQSRNWEDLYLQKLRNDLSITARKYWDRHGKFFSCEGKRSSFYFRGSSGLFAWFVNCYIDRVAKIRDDINSLLAARDVTEQNSIYQSRQLNDLLWTRMIKWSMGRDLTLSMLGVPRPQRTQIDQCYPGGIVQFVIDRIETVFTSRSLQDNYFWRVYLTGSYEPNCCPEYLKPENFERLKAGLIDRVTVNTNTVEGFLKQHQGTISRYVLLDHMDWMAGAQPKMLQSEWQAILDRAAEQTRIIWRSAGMEVDFIDPLKVQSAGREREVGELLNYQSQLASELHEQDRVNTYGSFYIADLLV; the protein is encoded by the coding sequence ATGATTTCAGAACGGATCAGCCGTAAGAGTTTTCAGTGGGTTCATCAGGGCAATCTCGTTTACAACACCTGCTGGGAAGACCCCCGCCTTGATCGACGGGCTTTGGAAATCGGTCCAGAAGATGAGGTTCTGGTGATTACTTCTGCGGGGTGTAATGCACTGGACTATCTGCTGGATGAGCCACGACGGGTGCATGCGGTCGATATGAATCCCAAGCAAAATGCCCTTCTGGAACTAAAGCTGTCGGCGATCCGCAATCTGGATTACGAAGCATTTTTTGATTTGTTTGGCCGGGGGCAATCCAGGAACTGGGAAGATCTGTACCTACAGAAGTTGCGTAATGATCTTTCAATTACTGCCCGCAAATACTGGGACCGTCACGGGAAATTCTTTTCTTGTGAAGGGAAACGCTCCAGTTTTTACTTCCGTGGTTCATCGGGACTGTTTGCCTGGTTTGTGAACTGTTATATCGATCGGGTAGCCAAGATTCGAGATGATATCAATTCTTTATTAGCGGCCCGGGATGTGACGGAGCAAAACAGCATTTATCAGTCTCGCCAATTGAATGATTTATTGTGGACCCGGATGATTAAATGGAGCATGGGACGGGATCTGACACTCTCCATGCTGGGAGTGCCCCGCCCTCAACGGACGCAGATTGATCAATGTTATCCTGGCGGAATTGTGCAGTTTGTGATTGATCGGATTGAGACGGTTTTCACCAGCCGTTCTCTGCAAGATAACTATTTTTGGCGTGTCTATCTGACGGGAAGTTATGAGCCGAATTGTTGTCCCGAATATCTCAAACCGGAGAATTTTGAGCGACTCAAAGCGGGGTTGATTGATCGGGTCACCGTGAATACGAATACCGTGGAAGGGTTTTTGAAGCAGCATCAGGGGACGATTTCCCGCTATGTGCTGTTAGACCATATGGACTGGATGGCTGGTGCACAGCCTAAAATGCTGCAGAGTGAATGGCAGGCGATTCTGGATCGCGCTGCCGAGCAGACCCGGATTATCTGGCGTAGTGCTGGGATGGAAGTCGATTTCATTGATCCTTTGAAGGTGCAGTCTGCAGGACGGGAACGTGAGGTAGGCGAACTACTGAACTACCAGAGCCAACTTGCCTCGGAGCTGCATGAGCAGGACCGCGTGAATACCTACGGCAGTTTCTATATTGCAGATCTGCTGGTGTAA
- a CDS encoding ABC transporter permease — translation MYDLTPLNIALATLLVLVNGIISIWLKLNMEKRLLLAALRTVVQLLLIGLILEWIFELSWWSVILLLMFTMTLIASLTAVQRSQRRFPGIWLNSMVAVFVSSWLVTGFALTVIIPPQNWSKNPAQYLIPLLGMILGNTLNGISLGLDRLSEELVLRRAEVELKLTLGATRNEAAREALQNAVRSGMTPIINSMMVVGLVSLPGLMTGQILAGASPLESVKYQIVIMFLIASGTALGTVMSVLLGYRRLFNSKHQFLFEQIRKVG, via the coding sequence ATGTATGATTTAACACCTTTGAATATTGCATTGGCGACACTGCTCGTTTTGGTCAACGGCATCATCTCCATCTGGCTCAAGCTAAACATGGAAAAACGCCTGCTGCTGGCTGCCTTGCGTACTGTGGTGCAATTGCTGTTGATCGGTCTGATCCTGGAGTGGATTTTCGAACTCTCCTGGTGGTCGGTGATCCTGCTCCTGATGTTCACGATGACTCTCATCGCCAGCCTGACCGCCGTGCAACGTTCGCAACGTCGTTTCCCTGGCATCTGGCTGAATAGCATGGTGGCAGTCTTCGTCAGTTCCTGGCTGGTCACCGGTTTCGCATTAACGGTGATTATTCCGCCGCAAAACTGGTCGAAAAACCCGGCTCAATACCTGATCCCACTACTCGGTATGATTCTGGGAAACACGTTGAATGGAATTTCGCTCGGCTTGGATCGGCTCAGCGAAGAACTCGTTTTGCGCAGAGCAGAAGTGGAACTCAAACTCACATTGGGTGCCACTCGAAATGAAGCAGCTCGGGAAGCTTTGCAAAACGCCGTTCGCTCAGGCATGACGCCGATTATCAATTCGATGATGGTCGTCGGTCTGGTTTCACTGCCCGGGTTAATGACCGGACAAATCCTGGCCGGTGCCAGTCCACTGGAATCTGTAAAGTATCAAATCGTGATCATGTTCCTGATCGCCTCGGGAACCGCATTGGGGACAGTGATGTCAGTACTATTGGGCTATCGCCGACTGTTCAATTCGAAACACCAGTTCCTCTTTGAGCAGATCAGAAAAGTCGGGTAG
- a CDS encoding class I SAM-dependent methyltransferase, with protein sequence MSNLSVRLSEFKTLWHLLVSRIDGQTHAERLNSFYGGQAAGYDQFRKRLLHGRCELFESLPVAKDGVWVDLGAGTGENAELWGERLAQFQRAYLVDLCQPLLDVCEQRIADRGWGNVKAVCDDATRFAPPESEVDLVTFSYSLTMIPDWFQAVNHAWDLLRPGGMLGIVDFYVSRKYPQVNRKSHSWFQRHFWPTWFAGDNVFLNPDHLPYLLDRFEMISLKENQGSLPYVPFCKVPYYILIAQKPG encoded by the coding sequence ATGAGCAATCTGAGTGTGCGGTTAAGTGAATTTAAAACGTTGTGGCATCTGTTGGTTTCCCGCATTGACGGTCAAACACACGCCGAACGGCTTAATTCGTTTTATGGCGGACAGGCTGCCGGTTACGACCAGTTCCGCAAACGCTTATTACATGGGCGCTGTGAATTGTTTGAGAGTTTGCCCGTAGCCAAAGATGGCGTCTGGGTAGATCTGGGAGCGGGAACAGGTGAGAACGCAGAATTATGGGGAGAGCGGCTTGCTCAGTTTCAACGTGCATATCTGGTCGATTTGTGCCAGCCTCTGCTTGATGTCTGTGAGCAACGAATTGCGGATCGAGGCTGGGGAAACGTAAAAGCGGTCTGCGACGATGCGACTCGATTTGCGCCACCAGAATCTGAAGTAGATCTGGTCACGTTTTCTTATTCTCTGACGATGATTCCTGATTGGTTTCAAGCGGTGAATCATGCCTGGGATTTGTTGCGTCCGGGAGGAATGTTGGGAATTGTTGATTTTTACGTATCAAGGAAATATCCCCAGGTCAATCGAAAGTCACACTCCTGGTTTCAGCGCCATTTCTGGCCGACCTGGTTTGCCGGCGATAACGTCTTTCTCAATCCCGATCATTTGCCTTACCTGTTGGATCGGTTTGAGATGATCTCGCTGAAAGAAAATCAGGGGAGTCTCCCCTACGTGCCGTTCTGTAAGGTTCCGTACTACATTCTGATCGCCCAAAAACCGGGATGA
- a CDS encoding glycosyltransferase family 2 protein, whose amino-acid sequence MSRKALIALPVFNEERHVIEVLTEVRKYAEEILVIDDGSSDQTPELLEALSGVKVITHPENRGYGAALKSAFDFAVAHQDEYDVLITIDCDGQHEPALLPELVQQMREDAEIDILSGSRYLKSYDGASIPPEDRRQINVAVTRRINEQLGFQITDAFCGLKAYRTECLSKFNVTDLGYAMPLQLWVQAAAQGMKIVEFPVPLVYLEEERSFGGSLDDAIKRKAYYDEVLDREMQAAGLTCCASECCNDRTDSYCE is encoded by the coding sequence ATGAGCAGGAAAGCATTAATCGCTTTGCCGGTTTTCAACGAAGAACGACATGTCATCGAAGTTTTGACCGAAGTCCGAAAGTATGCCGAAGAAATTCTGGTGATCGATGACGGTTCTTCTGATCAGACTCCGGAATTGCTGGAAGCACTATCGGGAGTCAAAGTCATCACTCATCCGGAGAATCGGGGGTATGGAGCTGCTCTCAAAAGTGCGTTTGATTTTGCTGTAGCACACCAGGATGAATATGACGTACTGATCACCATCGATTGTGACGGACAGCACGAGCCTGCTTTACTGCCAGAATTAGTTCAGCAGATGCGTGAAGATGCTGAGATCGATATTCTTTCGGGAAGCCGCTATCTGAAAAGTTATGATGGTGCCAGTATTCCCCCGGAAGATCGTCGCCAGATCAATGTGGCGGTCACACGGCGGATCAATGAGCAGTTGGGATTTCAAATTACGGATGCCTTTTGTGGTTTGAAAGCTTATCGGACCGAGTGTCTGTCGAAATTTAACGTGACCGATCTGGGGTACGCGATGCCGCTCCAGCTATGGGTGCAGGCAGCCGCACAGGGAATGAAGATTGTCGAGTTCCCGGTTCCTCTGGTGTATCTCGAGGAAGAACGCAGCTTCGGTGGTTCACTGGATGATGCGATCAAACGAAAAGCCTATTACGATGAAGTGCTCGACCGCGAGATGCAGGCAGCGGGATTAACCTGCTGTGCGTCTGAGTGTTGTAACGATCGTACCGATTCTTACTGCGAGTGA
- a CDS encoding ATP-binding protein has translation MKRLIRNDGTKATLLVIQGVDLGTRFKLGTEPAGVGRGVRNEIRILDTEASRQHAVISYKNGGYVIADQNSSNGTLVNGTQIQLAKLSNGDHIQIGRSLLLFSSQAIDEDSRYMAEKIDLISNEDSNHSSITHEVNHHFDSVILDTAEVTGAVQQQAIQNDLQALYRVAEASVSPTISQEELLKRILDLTINTVGADRGCMLITDPQSGEVLPQIYSSRDKQKTGPRMPVSHSIVDYVLNKKQGVRTSDARRDQRFEGGGSILQAGIREAMCVPMQGRHELMGVIYVDTTTAHPEILLKNGSVEKFSEEHLRLLVAIGRQSALAIENYRFQNAMLKAERFAAMGQTIATLSHHIKNILQGVRGGSYLIDMGLNKSEEELVRKGWNIVEKNQNKIYHLVMDMLTFSTERKPALEPGSINTPVKDIVELMQARAEECGVQLKCEPSEDLPESVFDHEGIHRAILNIVINAIDAVEGSEQGIVLLETKYLAKPDQILIMVSDNGPGIPQDQISKIFNLFESTKGARGTGIGLAVSQKIIREHGGEINIESEAGKGSRFTLSIPRLDEDHPPEPAS, from the coding sequence ATGAAAAGGTTGATACGGAACGACGGGACCAAAGCGACTCTGCTGGTTATCCAGGGCGTTGATTTGGGAACTCGATTTAAACTCGGCACCGAGCCTGCGGGAGTAGGGCGGGGTGTTCGAAATGAGATCCGCATCCTGGATACGGAAGCCTCGCGGCAGCATGCTGTGATTTCTTACAAAAACGGCGGCTATGTCATCGCCGACCAGAACAGCTCCAACGGCACTCTGGTCAACGGGACGCAGATTCAGTTGGCGAAACTCAGTAACGGCGATCACATTCAAATCGGCCGTAGTCTGTTACTGTTTTCAAGTCAGGCGATTGATGAGGATTCCCGCTACATGGCGGAAAAAATTGATCTCATCAGCAACGAAGATTCCAATCACTCCAGTATTACACATGAAGTCAATCATCATTTTGATTCTGTCATTCTGGATACCGCCGAAGTCACAGGCGCTGTCCAGCAGCAGGCAATACAAAATGACCTGCAGGCGCTCTATCGAGTCGCTGAAGCCTCGGTCAGCCCGACCATCTCACAGGAAGAATTGCTCAAGCGGATTCTTGACCTCACGATTAACACGGTTGGAGCAGACCGGGGTTGTATGTTGATCACAGACCCGCAATCAGGCGAAGTTCTGCCTCAGATCTATAGCAGCAGGGATAAACAAAAAACCGGTCCACGCATGCCGGTCTCGCATAGCATCGTGGACTATGTACTCAACAAAAAACAAGGTGTTCGCACATCGGATGCCCGGCGTGATCAGCGTTTTGAAGGAGGCGGCAGTATCCTCCAGGCTGGTATCCGCGAAGCCATGTGTGTTCCTATGCAGGGTCGTCACGAACTGATGGGCGTCATCTATGTCGATACGACGACTGCTCATCCGGAAATTTTGCTCAAAAATGGCTCCGTTGAAAAATTCAGCGAAGAACACCTCAGACTGCTGGTAGCAATCGGACGCCAGTCCGCATTGGCGATCGAAAATTATCGATTTCAAAACGCCATGCTGAAAGCAGAACGCTTCGCAGCAATGGGACAAACTATCGCCACCTTGAGCCATCACATTAAAAATATTCTGCAGGGAGTGCGGGGCGGCAGCTACCTCATAGATATGGGGCTGAATAAATCAGAAGAGGAACTCGTCCGCAAAGGCTGGAATATCGTTGAAAAGAATCAGAACAAAATCTATCACCTGGTGATGGACATGCTCACCTTCAGTACCGAGCGAAAACCAGCATTGGAACCGGGATCGATTAATACCCCGGTCAAAGACATTGTGGAATTAATGCAGGCACGTGCTGAGGAGTGTGGCGTTCAACTGAAATGCGAACCTTCAGAAGACCTGCCGGAATCGGTCTTTGATCATGAAGGCATTCACAGAGCAATTCTGAATATTGTGATTAATGCCATTGATGCCGTGGAAGGCTCAGAGCAGGGGATTGTACTCCTTGAAACCAAATACTTAGCCAAACCAGATCAAATATTAATCATGGTCTCCGATAATGGCCCTGGGATTCCACAAGATCAAATCAGTAAGATTTTCAACCTATTCGAATCAACCAAAGGCGCACGGGGAACGGGAATCGGTCTGGCCGTCAGTCAAAAAATCATTCGAGAGCATGGGGGCGAAATCAATATCGAAAGTGAAGCCGGGAAAGGCTCGCGATTCACACTTTCGATTCCGCGTCTGGATGAAGATCATCCGCCCGAACCAGCCTCATAA
- a CDS encoding 1-phosphofructokinase family hexose kinase, producing the protein MIIAAGLSPAWQQILEVNSLEVGEVNRCQSAHWCASGKVINVGVALQHLGCPCETIFPAGGYARSLIEAELNELDVSFRDLDQENPTRICTTILDRSSGQTTELVENATPLSEQEVKAFAAEYRRCAETATVAVLTGSLPEGTPVTFYRDLIAKTKCPVILDARGSELEEALTATPFLVKPNHEELERTLDRALSGTEELIKGMQEINRRGATWVVISQGKSALWATSADEVYRFIPASVEAVNPIGCGDSLAAGIASAIYQGWTVPESIRWGMAAAADNLTQLLPARLSDSRVQELYKQVEMEQVV; encoded by the coding sequence ATGATCATCGCAGCCGGCCTGAGCCCGGCCTGGCAACAGATTTTGGAAGTGAACTCACTCGAGGTCGGCGAAGTCAACCGCTGCCAGTCTGCGCACTGGTGTGCTTCAGGCAAAGTGATTAATGTGGGGGTTGCTCTCCAGCACCTTGGCTGTCCTTGTGAAACCATTTTTCCTGCCGGTGGTTATGCCCGGAGTCTGATCGAAGCCGAACTGAACGAGCTTGACGTTTCGTTCCGCGACCTTGATCAAGAAAACCCGACTCGCATCTGCACGACGATTCTAGACCGATCTTCCGGACAGACAACGGAACTTGTTGAAAATGCAACTCCCCTTTCAGAACAGGAAGTCAAAGCGTTTGCTGCTGAATACCGCCGCTGCGCTGAAACAGCGACGGTTGCTGTCCTCACGGGATCGCTGCCGGAAGGAACCCCTGTTACGTTTTATCGAGATCTCATTGCCAAGACGAAGTGTCCGGTTATTCTCGATGCCCGGGGCAGTGAGCTTGAAGAGGCGTTAACAGCCACGCCTTTTCTAGTCAAACCAAACCACGAAGAACTGGAACGCACGCTCGACCGCGCTCTTTCCGGTACTGAAGAATTAATTAAAGGCATGCAGGAAATCAATCGCCGCGGTGCGACCTGGGTCGTAATCTCGCAGGGAAAATCTGCCTTGTGGGCCACATCCGCCGATGAGGTCTATCGGTTTATCCCGGCCTCTGTCGAGGCAGTCAACCCGATTGGATGTGGTGACAGTCTCGCAGCAGGCATCGCCAGTGCAATCTATCAAGGTTGGACGGTTCCCGAATCGATTCGTTGGGGCATGGCTGCTGCCGCTGATAACCTGACACAACTACTCCCCGCTCGACTTTCCGACTCCCGTGTGCAGGAATTGTACAAGCAAGTCGAAATGGAACAGGTCGTCTGA
- a CDS encoding bifunctional aminoglycoside phosphotransferase/ATP-binding protein, producing the protein MLIESLQKKSLFDHPVDEFQVLETHISWVLLTGSYAYKLKKHVDLGFVNFSTLELRKKYCEEEVRLNRRLAPDLYLKVIPITGTEAAPELDGAGEVIDYAVQMVQFSQENLLSHAIEQGTLTTAHIDLLAQEVAEFHTKIDIAGDDLEYGRPEKIMAPVEENFRHLSELFSTDAAVQEMVALIRTENERWYDSHQSLLTQRKSEGFIRECHGDMHLNNMILSDTGVTLFDCLEFNAALRWVDVMSEVAFLVMDLEDRGHADYAMRFLNRYLELTGDYAGVPLLRFYLSYRAMVRAKVAALRLSQHHLSEAEEAEIREEFWSYLELAKKYVMPTEPVLMLTHGVSGSGKSYGSGLLLEGMNAIRVRSDTERKRLQTELQLADAELYSRETTDKTYQRLSDLAQAILEAGWNVIVDATTLKAWQRSLFRKLAESMNVPFLLLYFSADRKVLESRIAAREAAGGDPSDATTEVLAHQLAEVEPLTAAEQSEAVAIPAEQEWTTELLVQLVNRVRAGTGN; encoded by the coding sequence ATGTTGATTGAATCGCTACAGAAAAAATCCCTTTTTGATCATCCCGTTGATGAATTTCAGGTGCTGGAGACGCATATTTCCTGGGTGCTGCTGACAGGCTCTTACGCGTATAAACTGAAGAAACATGTCGATCTGGGCTTCGTCAATTTTTCCACGCTAGAATTGCGTAAGAAGTACTGCGAGGAAGAAGTCCGTCTGAATCGCAGGTTGGCACCGGATCTTTATCTGAAAGTCATTCCCATAACGGGAACCGAAGCCGCCCCTGAATTGGATGGAGCCGGCGAAGTGATTGATTATGCGGTGCAAATGGTTCAGTTTTCTCAGGAGAATCTGCTGAGCCATGCGATTGAACAAGGCACTCTGACTACGGCGCACATTGATTTGCTGGCGCAGGAAGTGGCTGAGTTTCATACGAAAATCGACATTGCCGGTGACGATTTGGAGTATGGCAGGCCGGAAAAAATCATGGCGCCGGTGGAAGAAAACTTTCGTCATCTGAGCGAGTTGTTTTCGACTGATGCTGCGGTTCAGGAAATGGTCGCATTGATTCGAACTGAAAACGAACGCTGGTACGATTCGCATCAGTCGTTATTGACACAACGCAAGTCAGAGGGGTTTATTCGCGAGTGTCATGGTGATATGCATCTGAATAACATGATTCTGAGCGATACGGGAGTGACTCTGTTTGACTGCCTGGAGTTTAATGCTGCCTTACGCTGGGTAGATGTGATGAGCGAAGTCGCTTTTTTGGTAATGGACCTGGAAGATCGGGGGCACGCAGACTATGCCATGCGATTCCTGAATCGCTATCTGGAACTGACGGGCGATTATGCCGGCGTTCCTTTGTTGCGGTTTTACTTGTCCTACCGGGCGATGGTGCGTGCCAAGGTCGCTGCGTTGCGGTTAAGCCAGCATCATTTATCGGAAGCGGAAGAGGCGGAAATTCGCGAGGAGTTCTGGTCGTATCTGGAACTGGCCAAGAAATATGTAATGCCGACAGAACCCGTACTGATGTTGACACACGGTGTATCAGGGAGCGGGAAGTCGTATGGGAGCGGCCTGCTGCTGGAAGGGATGAATGCGATTCGGGTTCGTTCAGATACGGAACGCAAACGGCTGCAGACAGAGTTGCAGTTGGCAGACGCCGAATTATATTCACGGGAGACTACCGATAAAACCTATCAACGATTATCTGATCTTGCGCAAGCCATTTTAGAGGCAGGCTGGAATGTGATTGTTGACGCGACCACGCTCAAAGCCTGGCAACGCAGCCTGTTTCGGAAACTGGCTGAAAGTATGAACGTTCCTTTTCTGTTGTTGTACTTTTCGGCCGACCGCAAGGTTTTGGAATCACGAATTGCGGCGCGCGAGGCTGCCGGCGGCGACCCTTCAGATGCGACGACCGAAGTTTTAGCACATCAGCTGGCAGAGGTTGAACCCTTGACAGCAGCCGAGCAGTCAGAAGCAGTCGCCATTCCCGCAGAGCAGGAATGGACGACTGAATTGCTGGTCCAACTGGTTAATCGCGTTCGGGCGGGAACGGGCAATTGA
- a CDS encoding superoxide dismutase: MAYTLPELPYAYDALEPHIDARTMEIHHTKHHQAYISKANAALEGHDDLAAKSIEDLVSDLSAVPESIRGAIRNNGGGHANHSLFWTVMSPNGGGNPSGALGDDINSTFGSYDAFKEQFSNAAATRFGSGWAWLSVDGGKLVVESTPNQDTPLSEGRTPILGLDVWEHAYYLNYQNKRPDYISAFYNVINWEEVAKRYAAAKG; the protein is encoded by the coding sequence ATGGCTTATACGCTTCCCGAGCTACCTTATGCTTATGATGCGCTGGAACCCCACATTGATGCACGCACCATGGAAATTCACCACACTAAGCACCATCAGGCCTATATTTCCAAGGCCAACGCCGCTTTGGAAGGTCACGACGACTTGGCTGCCAAGTCCATTGAAGACCTGGTCAGCGACCTGAGTGCCGTTCCGGAATCGATTCGGGGTGCCATCAGAAATAATGGTGGCGGACATGCCAACCACAGCCTGTTCTGGACAGTCATGTCTCCCAATGGCGGTGGAAACCCCAGTGGTGCGCTTGGTGATGACATTAACTCCACTTTTGGTAGCTATGACGCTTTCAAAGAACAGTTTTCCAATGCTGCTGCCACCCGTTTTGGAAGTGGCTGGGCCTGGTTGTCCGTCGATGGAGGCAAACTCGTCGTTGAAAGTACGCCTAACCAGGACACTCCGCTCTCTGAAGGTCGTACTCCCATTCTGGGACTCGATGTCTGGGAACACGCATACTACCTAAACTACCAGAACAAGCGTCCTGACTACATCTCAGCATTCTATAATGTGATCAACTGGGAAGAAGTCGCGAAACGTTACGCTGCAGCCAAAGGGTAA